The genome window ATGGGGAAGCTATCGGGTTTCTCTACTCATTCACGAACTGAACTGTACCGTAATGGGGAAGCTATCGGGTTTCTCAACTCATTCACGAACTGACCTGTACCGTAATGGGGAAGCTATCGGGTTTCTCAACTCATTCACAAACTGAACTGTACCGTAATGGGGAAGCTATCGGGTTTCTCAACTCATTCACGAACTGACCTGTACCGTAATGGGGAAGCTATCGGGTTTCTCAACTCATTCACTAGGGAGCATTCTCGCATTGTCTCCTTCATTTGTCTCTGTttgtcttctccccctcttcctttATGTCTATGTATGtttgtctcccctctctctctctttctctctctctctctactcagtGTCTCCTGAGTTGCTAGGGGTCCTGTCCTCCATTGCAGCCTTCATGGGCCTGATGGCTCTCTTTTTTCTTTACCTCAGCAACAAGCTGTCAGTAGAGAGCACAAGCGACCTGTCATGTCTAGACGACTATAGGCCCGACCAGCAAGGTAAACACGTCAAGGTGTATAACATGCAAAGTCTGTAAACAGTTTGTTTATTGTTCAATTGGCCTGAGATAGTTTCTCGGACCAAGATTAAGCCTAGTTCTGGACTGAAAATAATATTTTTCTTGTCCAGGTTTAGGTGTAATCTGGGCCTGGGAAATTGTCTCAAAATTATATAAATAaatccatatacagtgccttatgaaagtattcagaccccttgactttttccacattttgttacgttacagccttattctaaaattgattaaatacattttttccctcagcaatctacacacaatacccccatgatgacaaagcaaaaacaggtttttagacattttagcaaatttatgaaaaagaaaaaacagaaataccttatttacctaagtattaagaccctttgctatgagactcaaaatggagctcaggtgcatcctgtttccattgatctacaacttgattggagtccacctgtggtaaattcaattgatttggacatgatttggaatggcacacacctgtctatataaggtcccacaattgacagtgcatgtcagagcaaaaaggaattgtccgtagagctccgagacaggattgtgtcgaggcacagatctggggaaggttaccaaaaaatgtctgcagcattgaagatccccaacaacacagtggcctccatcattcttaaatggaagaagtttggaaccaccaagactcttcctagaactgagcaattgggggagaagagccttggtcagagaggtgaccaagaacccaatggtcactctgacagagctctagagttcctctgtggcaatgggagaactttccagaaggaaaaccatctctgcagcactccagccATCAGGCCTTTcaggccaggcggaagccactcctcagtaaaaggcacatgacagcccgcttggagtttgccaaaaggcatctagagactctcagacgatgagaaacaagattctctggtctgattgaactctttggcctgaatgccaagtgtcatatCTGGtgggaacctggcaccatccctacggtgaagcatggtggtggtagcatcatgctgtggggatgtttttcagtggcagggactggaagactagtcaggatcgatgcaaagattaacggagcaaagtacagagagatccttgatgaaaacctgctccagagcgctcagaacctatagtcactgccaaaggtgcttcaacaaagtactgagtaaaaggtctgaatacttatgtaaatgtgatatcagttttgtttttaaatatacatttgcaaaacctgtttttgctttataaTTTTGGGGTattggtgtagattgatgaggaaaaaaataacgcatcaaaatgtggaaaaagtatagAGGTCTGAacactttacgaatgcactgtatatgattgTCTGACTAACAACTTAAAACTATCATAATCACTGTTGAGATACATGCTTGTGGGTGAGAATGTTGTGAATAGACATGATCCCTATCCCCAACCACAAATTGTCCTCCTCATACATGTATAAAGTGTAAGTCATGGATTTCAGATAGTAATACCTTTCCCACACACTCTCATGAACCAAATGTCCCTGCCAGAGCATTATGATATAATCTAGAACCCACCAGACAGTGGAGAAGGACAGCAGCCCCAGCCATCAGCGAATCCAACCAACATGGTGTTCTTCAAGAGCTTCGGTCAGAACCTACCATCGGTCAGCATCTCCTCCATCTTGGATTCAGTCAGCAGCAGAGTGGACGACCTAGCCAGCGCTGTCACTGATGCCACCTACAGCGTCAGTGACCAGCTGACCGAGCTCAGCGACCAGGTCATCAAGAAGGtgcagacagaggaggaggaggctgcAGATGCGGCAGAGGGGGGCCCGGACAGAAAGGAAGAGAAGGCCCAGGAAGGGATGGCCGAGTCAGTGAGGAGCAAAATCAAGCGGCAGGCTTCTGAGGCCTGCTCAAGCCTAACAGACTACAGCTCCAAGCTTAACCAATCCAGTGACTATGGTTTGAAGAACAACCAATCGAGTGAAGTGACCGCAGATGACTATGTTCCAGCCCACTTGGAATGGGTGTGGAAAGACGGAGGCTGGCGAGCCGTAAAACCAGGGGAGAGTTCTGCGGGGGACAAGGAACCAGAAGAAaaaaggaaggaggaggagaagaataaggaggagaaggagaagaggaaggcggataaagagaagaaggaggaggaaaggctgaaacaggaggaggagaggctgaaACGGGTGGAGGAAAATAAAAATAGTCATGGGGAGACCATCAAGGAAGAGCCTAAAGATATAGAAACCAGCTTGTCACCTAAAGAGAACCACACTACTTGTCAGGACAAAGAGGGCCAGAAAGAGGACAAATCCAATGGGCTCCACCAGAGTGACAACCATAGCGATCCACCACAGTCTCCTTGCCCTGAGGAAGACTCGAGAGCATCCAAAAAGAAAAAGAAGGCGGAagctgaagaggaggagaacgaggTGAGCCCTGAGGGAGATGGAGAGCAGAACGAGACTGAAGCCGCTATATCTCCCGCTTCTGAGGGAAAGAAGAAAGAGCGTGACAAGAAGAATAAGAAGAGGAAAGGGAAGAAAGAGagcaagaagaagaagagaggggataAAGGTGAGACGGTGTGCTGCTTCCCTCCAAATGTCTCTCTGGATCTCTCCTACTCTCTTCTACCACATTCCATCCCTCTTCTTCACTTCTACTCTTCATGTCTGTCTGTGACGTTAATTAACTGAAGTCATGGGTTCTAAAACTGAAAACAAATCCTATTTTAACAGTCATGGATGGATCAAAATACATCTGTCCGTAGCTGTCATGTTTACACTTTCAGTTCTTTCTCCTCACGGCTTTacctatttctctcaaatgattGTTGTAGATGTGATATCACGGACACAGCAGAATAGCTTATCAGTGAGAAATATGATAATTCTCTGACGATCGGCTAAGATCAAGTGTAGTATCCATTCTTATCAGTCTGCTATCTAATACTAATAATCTAACTGGAGAACATGAAATACATACAGGGTCAACAAAAAAATATCCTTACATTTTCTTGTGGGGACACATCCTCTTTGGTCTGTGAGTGGAGATGTGTCTTATGTTGGCTGGTTGTGATGATGTACTATGATCTTGTGTGCGTATCTGTTTGTCCAGACCAGAGCTGCCCAGAACGTGGCTCTGAGGAGGATAGTGAGGAGGACATACCAGGGAGACACTCTGAACCCTCAGCCCAGCACAGAGCCTCAGTCTGGGataacagacagaaacacaccagCGATCACAGCAGTGAAGCCTCCATTGGACAAAGTGAGAAACTCATTGATGTGACAacatacacgcatgcacacatacacacatccgaGATGTTTACTAAGTCACAGATGAATCGTATCCATCACTCTGTTCCACAGCCAACAATATCCAGAGGATGAGACGGGGCTCTCCCCTCAACGAGAACCAGCCTCCCCCGTATCAGGACGAGGATAGACCGGTCCCGGTGTCTCTCTCACGGTCGGAGGTAGGGGGCCTGGGGGAGTCGAACCCTGACGGCAATGGTACAAGGCGCTCCAGCAAGGCCAGCGTTGACCAGGACACTGCGAGTTACCTCAACAAGGGCTATGATGAGGATGTACCTAGTGACAGCACTGCCGTCCTGGGACCAGAGGTGAGCTAGGACAAAGACACTCATGTACCAGATGGTGGACTGTTAGCATTTCCCATAGGACACTGTGTCACGCTAGCCAAGCATGCCAACACTACCTGAGCATGCTCACTGGCGTAGCACAAACCCCCACAAGGCGGGGGGGGCAAAAACACAtgtctctcagcctcatggcaaaatgtgtagaatagcaggaaattagctcaGGGATTCTTGAAAGTCGGGACAATCCTTGTCCGGCAGGGAAACTATAttttattttgttgcattatttgAGCTTAAAATGTACATTTAGGGGAATGTTATAAGGAAAATATTTTTTCAAGAATTTTCTAAATATTTTtgaaatatatacactaccgttcaaaagtttggggtcattttgaaatgtccttgtttttgaaagaaaagcacattttttggtccattaaaataacctcaaatttatcagaaatacagtgtagacattgttgtttcaaaaaaaaaatgtatcccattttctccccaattttcgtggtatccaatcgctatcttgtctcatcgctacaactcccgtacgggctcgggagagacgaaggttgaaagccatgcgtcctccgaagcacaacccaaccaagccgcactgcttcttaacacagcgcgcctccaacccggaagccagccgcaccaatgtgtcggaggaaacaccgtgtacctggcccccttggttagcgcgcactgtgcccggcccgccacagaagtcgctggagcgcgatgagacaaggatatccctaccggccaaaccctccctaacccggacgacgctatgccaattgtgcgtcgccccacggacctcccggtcgcggccggctgcgacagagcctgggcgcgaacccagagactctggtggcgcagttagcactgcgatgcagtgccctagaccactgcgccacccgggaggcccgtgtagacattgttaatgttgttaatgacCATTGACTActggccttttaggcagagttgcaaagaaaaagccatatctcagactggccaataaaaagaaaagattaagatgggcaaaagaacacagacactggacagaggaactctgcctagaaggtcagcatcccggagtcgcctcttcactgttgacgttgagactggtgttttacgggtactatttaatgaagctgccagttgaggacttgtgaggcgtctgtttcgcAATTTAGACACTGATGTactttgtcctcttgctcagttgtgcaccggggcctcccactcctctttctattctggttagagccagtttgcgctgttctgttctgtgagtagtacacagcgttgtacgagatcttcagtttcttggcaatttctcagaacgagaatagactgacgagtttcagaagaaagcgctttgtttctggccattttgagcctgtaatcgaatccacaaatgctgatgctccagatacttaactagtctaaagaaggccagtttcattgcttctttaatcagaacaacagttttcagctgtgctagcatatttgcaaaagggttttctaatgatcaattagccttttaaaattataaacttggattagctaacacaatgtgccattggaacacaggagtgatggttgctgattatgggcctctgtacacctctgtagatattccattaaaaatcagccgtttccagctacaatagtcatctACAACATTAACAGTGTCTACACTGTATATCTGATCAATTGTATGggattttaatggacaaaaaatgtgcttttctttcaaaaacaaggacatttctaagtgaccccaaacttttcaatggtagtgtgtatatgtatgtatatatgtatgtatgtatatatgtgtgtatgtatatatgtgtgtatgtatatatatatacacatatgtgtgtatgtatatatatatatatatatatatatatatatattactgtatatacacacatatataaatGGCAATAATGAACATTAACTGTAAAATTATATTTTGTAGTTTCTTACAATAGCCCTCTGTgactttaaaaaatatttatctCAAAACTATGATTCATAAAAGATGTGCCTGGAGATTTGGTCAGATTTGTAAAAAATCCGGAAAGAGCAGGATCAGCTATACCATAAGGACCCCTTATTCATGTCCTCATTAAAGTGTTTGTATTGAACTTTTATTTGTAGAGGCAAAAATATGTCTGTTTTGAGAATCTGTTGTCAACTCCGTGAGTGGCTTGTCAACTACGTCACTGATGGCTAACCCCTCAATATcctgaaaatatatttcaatcGCTGTTCTACAGCATATGCTTAAACAATGGAAGCATTTGCTGTGCTAGACCTGTTTGCttaataaatgtttttttatgttttaaaTCTAGAAAAAGATGCCAAAATGCAAAGAAATGTGCCCTAGTGCATTTAATAGtgctataaaacaaaacaaaaaggagttTGGAGATTTGTATGACATATTTGATCAAGGCCTTTAAACACTTGTTGGTGAAATGCCTTTTATGGTGTCTGACGGAGTTGACAGAAATCCATATAGTTGCATTTTATGAGAAATAACATGGTGTGAAAGCTAATACTTTGATCTATCAAAATAtgtatttcacattttgttaataTTAAGACAAATATTTGTGGGAGATTATCCCGGCTTTCCAGAATCCCTGAGCTTGCTCGTACCTTGTGGTTTTATGCATTAAAATGAATCttatcatcctctctctctcttctttccctctctcgctctaacaccctcccccctctcccacaAGATGGTTCACCATCCCATCTGCCCTTCACCCCGTGCTCTAAGGGACTATATCTACCCTCACTCTGTGATGTCATAGATGAGGACTGACTAACAGATTCATGCATTAAAATGCATAttttcattatctctctctctctctccctccctcaccccttcccCCTCACTCACAGGATGGTTCACCCTCCCAGCTCCCCGGTGGCTATGAGCCCGAGCCACTGGCTAAGTACGGCACGCTGGACGTGGCCTTCGAGTATGACTCGGGCAAGCAACACCTCGCCGTCACTGTCACTGCGGCAACCGACATCCCCGTGCTCAAACAGACAGGCAACATCGCGTGGCAGGTGAAAAAACCTTACTGCTGTACTTGTCTTACTTGCTCTCACACGTAAACATATTTTCTTACTAGCACTGATTTTGCTAATAGCGTTTATTTCCCAAGAAAGTTTTACTTGCAATGATTGTGATATGTGATTGTACCTACTACCTTAGTTGCCAGCACTGACTTCAAGTCACCCTGGATGAGAGCATCTGCTTCAGCTTAAGTTACGGTGAATTATACAAAAAGAGAAATAATATATTATAAGACATTATGAAGGCTCATGCATGCCTACCGCAAGCTATAAAGCATTATACCAAACTCTCCTCCTGAAGATCTACCACCTGTATGTTTTTACTCCAACCTTCATTTGAACACCTTATTCTACTTGTTAGCTGTTCACCAAGACCTAACTAGCTGAATCAGGTATGTTAGGTGAGGTTTGGACTGGAAACCTGCCGGAcgatagatctccaggaagaggtttGGGCAGCTCTGCTTTAAGTAAAGTgctacctacagtgcattcggaaagtattcagacacctggATTTtccctccacattttgttacgttacagccttattttaaaatgtattcaataagaacatttcctcatcaatctacacacaatagcccataatgaccaagcaaaaacaggtttttagaaaatgttgcgaatttatataaaaaaacaaacagaaataccttatttacataagtatt of Salvelinus namaycush isolate Seneca chromosome 29, SaNama_1.0, whole genome shotgun sequence contains these proteins:
- the syt14b gene encoding synaptotagmin-14b encodes the protein MSPSLKHKNNFSRVFTTSPWTSPKQNIMAIDGGGGRSCGVHELICARRVSPELLGVLSSIAAFMGLMALFFLYLSNKLSVESTSDLSCLDDYRPDQQDSGEGQQPQPSANPTNMVFFKSFGQNLPSVSISSILDSVSSRVDDLASAVTDATYSVSDQLTELSDQVIKKVQTEEEEAADAAEGGPDRKEEKAQEGMAESVRSKIKRQASEACSSLTDYSSKLNQSSDYGLKNNQSSEVTADDYVPAHLEWDKEGQKEDKSNGLHQSDNHSDPPQSPCPEEDSRASKKKKKAEAEEEENEVSPEGDGEQNETEAAISPASEGKKKERDKKNKKRKGKKESKKKKRGDKDQSCPERGSEEDSEEDIPGRHSEPSAQHRASVWDNRQKHTSDHSSEASIGQTNNIQRMRRGSPLNENQPPPYQDEDRPVPVSLSRSEVGGLGESNPDGNGTRRSSKASVDQDTASYLNKGYDEDVPSDSTAVLGPEDGSPSQLPGGYEPEPLAKYGTLDVAFEYDSGKQHLAVTVTAATDIPVLKQTGNIAWQVHLVLLPTKKQRAKTGVQRGPCPVFTETFRFSRVEQEALADHAVRFRLYSIRRMKKEKVLGEKVFYLTKLNLQGKMALPVTLEPGTALMGCGSLVSVSRSAGALSYRSNGDSTPEILLGLIYNATTGRLSAEVIQGSHFKNTASDKPPSGLFCCMKQFIGGQLYIMRDTYVKLTMLDSKGLEMSKCKTSVCRGQPNPTYKETFVFQVALFQLSEVSLVVSVYSRRSSMKARERVGWVSLGLNSTGEEQQAHWSQMKEAGGQQVCHWHALLES